The genomic stretch GTCGGGGGGAATGGAAGTCGGACCAGTCCTGGCGGGCAGCCTCGAGCTCCGCGGAGGAGTAATGGGCCGAGACCTCGTTGGAGGGACCGTCGGCTTCCGCGGCCTCTGCAGATCCGGCGGCCTCCGCAGAGATCCGCATCGGTTCACCGCTGAGCTCGAGGCCGTGGCTGGCTCCGGGCGGGGTGAAGCGCACCGCCCGCCAGGAGGCGTCGGTGTCCTCCCCGCCGAGATAGATCGGCGGAGCATCCGGGCGCGCGAGCGACTCAGGCCGCTCGTGGCCCGGCGATTCCGAGCGAGCGGGCGACTCGGTCCGCTCATGGCCCGACGATTCCGAGCGAGCGGGCGACTCAGGCCGCTCATGGCCCGGCGATTCGGCTCCCGTGCGGGGCTCAGGCATAGCGCGGCTCTCCGTATCCTCCAGGAGCAGGCGCCTGGCTCGCGTACTGCGCGGCGACGTGGCGTCGGTACTGGCCCAGTTCCTCGGCGATGACGGTCTGAAAATGCGCGGCGTCGGGCATGTTGCTCAGCCGCGTGCGCTGATGCTGCCCATACGCGCCGTGGAGCAGGAGCAGTTCCCCGGCCTCCGACATGGCCTGCAGCCGGGACTGCTTCAGCTGCACCTCAGAGAGCAGCCCCAGGGGCACCACGCTCGCTTGCGCCGCCCCGATCAGGTTTTTCTGCACCACACGGTGGCTGGTGAGATACGTCATCCGGTTGGCCCAGGTAAGCAGGGGCTTGAGCGTGCCGAAGGCGAGCGCGAGGAGCCCCCCGGCCCAGATCAGGAACACCCCGATGTGGTGATAGTGCGCGATGAACGCTGGCTGGTCCGCGCGGGCGATGTAGCCCAGCAGGAAGCTCATCACCATCACCACGATGAGAAAGTTCAGCAGTGCCGGGAGCAGGGCACGGTGATGGGCACGGGTGCGGATGATCACCTGCTCGCCGTCGACCAGCTTGAGCTTCATCGTGAGCCACAGCCTCCTGCCGGTCCTTGTCCACCCCTGGCTCCCCGAGCCAGGTCGTGCCAGTTGATGTGCGTGCTGAAGCCAAGTCTACCGGGGGTCGCTGAGCACGAGCTTGACCCCTCCCCCACCCCACCCCCAGCTTTTACCGGGCCCGCCGTGGATGACCGGGCCCACCGTCGGGCAGGTATCCCACCTATGGCCCGGTAAAACGTCAGGGGTGGGCAAATACGTCAGGGGGTGGGTCGGAGGTGGGTCACGTCCCCGGCGGAGAAGGCTGCGAGCGCAGGCATCACCGGCGTCCACTCCAGCTCCGGTGCTGCGCGACGGTCCGTCACCTCCACCTGCAGCGCACCCAGCGGTGTGAGGCCGACGGCGACGCCGCGCTGGGCGCTGCCGTCGGGAAGCTCCACCCGGACCTGCTGACCGAGCGTGGCCAGCACCTCGGAGACCTGCGCGATCAGCAGCTGCGGCACCGTCTCCGGGTCCCGCTCGGCGGCGGATTCGACGCAGTGCAGAAGGGCCGCGAAGCGCTCCAGAAAACTGCACAGCAGCTCGGTGCGCAGCGGTCCCAGCTCCGAGCTGCCCAGCTCCAGGCTGCTCGACTGCGGGCTGCTCGACTGCGCGCTGCTCGCCTCGAGCCCGGCTCCCTGTGGTCCCCGCGGTCCATGAGCGGCGCGGCGGCGCAGCTCGATCAGCACCGAGGTGGAGTTCTCGATGGGCAGCTGCTCCGGAGTGAGCAGCACGTTGATCCCCACTCCCAGCACGACGGCGCCCGGCCCGGTCCGCCGGGGCCCGGTGGACCCTGCCGAAGTCACCGCCGCCCGGGCGCCGGTCGAGACGGGTCCGAGCGGGATGGCTGATGAGCCGGGGGCAACTGATCGGGCGGCTGTGGCGGATGAGGCCGGGGAGACCGCAGCGGCGAGGATTCCGCTGATCTTCTTCGCCGGTCCCTCGGCCTGGGTCACCTGAACATCGTTGGGCCACTTCAGGATCGCGCGCTGGCCCTCGGCGTCCAGCCCGCAGTCCTGGCGCAGCGTGTCCACGAGCGCGCGCCCGGCCAGCATGGATAGCCAGCCCAGGTGAGCAGGGTCCAGCTGCGGGCGCAGCACGATCGAACTCGAGAGGGACGCGCCCTTCGGTGAGCTCCAGGCCCGCCCGAGCCGGCCCCGCCCGCTGGTCTGTTCCTCCACAGTGAGCACCGAGAGATGCGGCCACGCAGTGCCCCGCTGCTCGGTGGCCTCGGCGGTGAGCGCCTGGGTCAGCCACTGATTGGTGGACCCGACCGAGTCCATCCGTTGGATCCGGGAGTAGGCGCCGCCGGCATCGGTGAGCAGTCGTCGGGCGAGCAGCCCCTCGTCGAGCGGGGGCAGGGCGGCAGTCATCTGCTCAGATTAGGCCACGGAGCCCCCACCCTGCCTCAGAGGAAGGCGTCGGCGATCAACTCGGCGTCGGGGTCCACGGCGTAGTCCGTGAAGTCCTCGACGCCGAGCCGGCGCAGGACCTGCTCATCGGTGAGGAAGGCTCCGCTGATCGGCCGTTGCGAGCCGTCGGGCGCCGTCTCGCGCACCTGGCCGGAGAGCATGGCCACGGCGGCGTCGGCGACGATGTCCACCCGACGGGCGCCGCGGATCATGGTCTCGCCCTGTTCCCCGGCGAGCGCGGCGAGGTTCCGGATGGCGGCGGTGTCGATGTAGGTGGCGGGCCACAGTGAGTTCACCACCACGCCGTCGGGCTCGAGCTCGGCCGCCAGACCCACCGTGGTCATCGACATCCCGTATTTGGACATCGTGTACCCCAGGTGCCGGCCCAGCCAGACCGGATCCAGGCCGGACTCGCGCAGCGCCAGCGGCGGCGAGAGGGTCAGGATCTGCGGGGTGAAGCCTTCCTGTGCCGCCGCTGCCGCGGCTGGGCCGGCCGCCCCGGAAGCCGAGCGCGCGTCGTCGTCGGTGCTGGCGTCGGTGCCGGCGCGGTGCTTTGCGGCGCTGGTGCGCAGGTGTGGGGCGGCGGTCTTGGAGAGCAGGAAGGTTCCCCGGACGTTGATGTCATGCATCAGGTCATAGCGCTTCATGTCCAGCACCTCGGTGGGTGAGAGATCGATGGCCGAGGCGTTGTTGATCACGATGTCGATCCCGCCGAAGGCCTGGACGGTCTGCTCCACGGCGGCGATCACGTCCTCATCGCGGCGCACGTCGCCGACCACGGCCAGCCCCTGGCCTCCGGCGGCCTGGATGTCCTCCACGGCGGTGTGCACCGTGCCAGCGAGCTTGGGGTGCGGGGTGTCGGTCTTGGCCAGCAGGGCGACATTGGCTCCGCGGGCGGCCAGCGCGACGGCGATGGCATGACCGATGCCGCGGGATCCGCCGGAGATCAGCGCGGTGCGTCCGGTGAGGTCGTCGGTGGCGGCCAGGCTCGGCGCCACGGCCGGGGCGCTCTCGGAAGGTGTGAACTGAGTCATGGCGACACCCTACCGGTGGGTAACCTCACGTGGAAGCGTCCGACCCGGTCGGAGCACGCAAGTCCCGCCGGGCTTTTTGTAGAGAGTCCACAGCGGAACCACCCTCGGCCGTGGATAGACTGGCCGCTGAATTGTGGACTTCCTCCAGCCTGCGATCGGAAAGGTGCCCCCGCGCAGCCATGACGTCAGATCTCACCACCACCGCCGGCAAACTGGCAGACTTCCGCCGGCGCCGCGACAAGACCCATGCCCCAGCCGGGGAGGAAGCCGTGGCCAAGCAGCACAGCCGCGGGAAGAACACGGCTCGCGAGCGGATCGACATGCTGCTGGACCCCGACTCCTTCGTGGAGCTCGACGCGCTGGCGGTGCACCGCTCCACCTCCTTCGGGATGGAGACCCGCCATC from Nesterenkonia sandarakina encodes the following:
- a CDS encoding biotin--[acetyl-CoA-carboxylase] ligase; this translates as MTAALPPLDEGLLARRLLTDAGGAYSRIQRMDSVGSTNQWLTQALTAEATEQRGTAWPHLSVLTVEEQTSGRGRLGRAWSSPKGASLSSSIVLRPQLDPAHLGWLSMLAGRALVDTLRQDCGLDAEGQRAILKWPNDVQVTQAEGPAKKISGILAAAVSPASSATAARSVAPGSSAIPLGPVSTGARAAVTSAGSTGPRRTGPGAVVLGVGINVLLTPEQLPIENSTSVLIELRRRAAHGPRGPQGAGLEASSAQSSSPQSSSLELGSSELGPLRTELLCSFLERFAALLHCVESAAERDPETVPQLLIAQVSEVLATLGQQVRVELPDGSAQRGVAVGLTPLGALQVEVTDRRAAPELEWTPVMPALAAFSAGDVTHLRPTP
- a CDS encoding SDR family NAD(P)-dependent oxidoreductase, translating into MTQFTPSESAPAVAPSLAATDDLTGRTALISGGSRGIGHAIAVALAARGANVALLAKTDTPHPKLAGTVHTAVEDIQAAGGQGLAVVGDVRRDEDVIAAVEQTVQAFGGIDIVINNASAIDLSPTEVLDMKRYDLMHDINVRGTFLLSKTAAPHLRTSAAKHRAGTDASTDDDARSASGAAGPAAAAAAQEGFTPQILTLSPPLALRESGLDPVWLGRHLGYTMSKYGMSMTTVGLAAELEPDGVVVNSLWPATYIDTAAIRNLAALAGEQGETMIRGARRVDIVADAAVAMLSGQVRETAPDGSQRPISGAFLTDEQVLRRLGVEDFTDYAVDPDAELIADAFL